One Vitis vinifera cultivar Pinot Noir 40024 chromosome 8, ASM3070453v1 genomic window carries:
- the LOC100253373 gene encoding uncharacterized protein LOC100253373: MQLPPYKPPNKIRKAILVRPKEPQEGKNAKRRNGCDSIADTLAKWKHYNQELDSANQGVNRKRKVQSLGSKKGCMPGKGGPENSGCSYRGVRQRTWGKWVAEIREPNTLRELGKGRRRLWLGSFSTAEEAARAYDEAARAMYGSSARLNFPEDSQQSVEFSQDSTSTTTSTSPPKSIERPNKFGTSFAEESSVEPECPVVCPKDNNSTPSDEVEVETPMDEENCENATDTGGCYGSGNELEYFQNLLTQETYDFGQLPIVTSPSNDVEFKTPIIWQANNEELEESPENSDHHGFNKGFWDLLLGGPSDIEPLNLIGTDNPALEQSGKYNFGDFSFTTMSWTGYEVETPGMKEEKKEQLEGITDYSGHHGFYDKHSHFRAFEETINSKGSEAINTDKSWTQEGNYDDDQLLLPLEGHMQFGRPSDCCPQSQNPDAQPLRELHHIGETDASVDYKLDSLEPESSLDFNDPKLLESWFPDLGF; the protein is encoded by the exons ATGCAACTTCCACCCTATAAACCTCCAAACAAAATCCGAAAAGCCATTCTTGTCCGACCAAAGGAGCCCCA GGAAGGAAAAAATGCTAAAAGACGCAACGGGTGCGATTCTATAGCAGACACTCTTGCCAAGTGGAAGCACTATAACCAAGAACTTGATTCTGCCAACCAAGGAGTAAACAGGAAGAGAAAGGTCCAATCCTTGGGCTCCAAGAAGGGATGTATGCCGGGAAAAGGCGGGCCTGAGAACTCCGGTTGCAGCTACAGAGGTGTTAGGCAGAGGACGTGGGGCAAGTGGGTGGCTGAAATTCGAGAACCCAACACTTTAAGGGAACTTGGTAAGGGGAGAAGAAGGCTGTGGCTGGGTTCCTTCTCCACTGCAGAGGAAGCAGCTCGTGCCTATGATGAAGCTGCAAGGGCCATGTATGGTTCTTCCGCCCGTCTCAACTTTCCTGAGGACAGTCAACAATCAGTTGAGTTCTCTCAAGACTCCACATCAACTACAACCAGCACATCGCCCCCCAAATCTATAGAAAGACCAAATAAGTTTGGGACTAGCTTTGCTGAGGAATCAAGTGTAGAACCTGAGTGCCCTGTTGTTTGTCCAAAAGACAATAATAGTACACCTTCCGACGAGGTAGAAGTTGAGACACCTATGGATGAGGAAAATTGCGAAAATGCCACAGATACTGGTGGCTGCTATGGCTCCGGTAATGAGCTTGAGTACTTCCAGAATTTGTTGACACAAGAAACCTATGATTTTGGTCAATTACCAATTGTTACTTCCCCTTCTAATGATGTTGAATTCAAGACCCCAATAATATGGCAAGCAAATAATGAAGAACTTGAGGAGAGTCCAGAGAACAGTGACCATCATGGCTTCAACAAAGGCTTCTGGGATTTGTTATTGGGAGGACCATCTGACATTGAGCCTTTAAATCTAATAGGTACTGATAACCCTGCATTGGAGCAATCTGGGAAGTATAATTTCGgtgatttttcatttactacCATGTCTTGGACTGGTTATGAAGTTGAGACGCCAGGAatgaaggaagaaaagaaagaacaacTTGAGGGAATCACGGATTACAGTGGTCATCATGGCTTCTACGATAAGCATAGTCACTTCCGAGCATTCGAAGAAACAATTAACAGTAAAGGTTCTGAGGCAATCAATACTGATAAATCATGGACACAAGAAGGGAACTATGATGATGATCAACTCCTGTTGCCTTTAGAAGGTCACATGCAGTTTGGGAGACCATCTGATTGCTGCCCCCAGTCTCAAAACCCAGATGCCCAACCGCTCAGAGAATTGCACCACATTGGGGAGACAGATGCCAGTGTGGATTACAAACTGGATTCCTTGGAACCTGAAAGCTCTCTTGACTTCAATGATCCAAAGTTGCTAGAATCATGGTTCCCTGATTTAGGATTTTAG